Proteins encoded together in one Chaetodon auriga isolate fChaAug3 chromosome 20, fChaAug3.hap1, whole genome shotgun sequence window:
- the lcmt1 gene encoding leucine carboxyl methyltransferase 1, with the protein MAARQPFTDSDTADEAVRATCDDATTCKRFATSKSYWKDPYIQYFARSVGERKAPEINRGYYARVKGVNHLLDAFIRKTECDCQVINVGAGLDTTFWRLKDENLLPRKFFEVDFPTVVARKIHNIKTKPPLSKPLIETHSTDSLLLDAHSLDSDRYCIVGADLRDISNLDEKLKKFQLNPELPTLLLSECVLVYMTPSQSSNLVRWAAETFHTAMFINYEQVNMSDRFGQVMIENLQRRQCALAGVEACQSLDSQKERFLKTGWDHADALDMMTVYSMLPQDDVARIERLEFLDEKELLQQLLQHYSICWASKDKLSLGLSHLAF; encoded by the exons ATGGCAGCTCGACAACCCTTCACAGACTCGGATACTGCCGACGAAGCAGTGAGGGCGACCTGTGACGATGCAACCACATGCAAAAG GTTTGCTACCAGTAAAAGCTACTGGAAGGACCCCTATATCCAGTATTTTGCAAGATCTGTTGGGGAGCGAAAGGCTCCTGAAATCAATAGAG GTTACTATGCCCGTGTTAAAGGAGTTAATCATCTCCTTGATGCATTTATAAGGAAAACAGAGTGTGACTGTCAAGTAATCAACGTAGGTGCTGGACTGGACACCACGTTTTGGAGACTAAAG gATGAAAACCTTTTGCCGCGGAAGTTCTTTGAAGTGGACTTTCCAACAGTTGTGGCCAGGAAAATACACAATATTAA GACAAAACCGCCCCTCTCCAAACCCCTCATTGAAACTCACTCAACAGACTCCTTACTACTAG aTGCCCACAGCCTGGACTCAGACCGTTACTGTATCGTCGGGGCAGACCTCAGAGACATCTCTAATTTGGATGAAAAACTGAAGAAGTTCCAGCTTAATCCAGA ATTGCCCACATTGCTCCTGTCAGAGTGTGTGCTGGTCTACATGACGCCCTCCCAGTCCTCCAATCTAGTTCGCTGGGCAGCAGAAACCTTCCACACTGCCATGTTCATCAACTACGAACAG GTGAACATGAGCGATCGATTTGGCCAGGTGATGATCGAGAACCTGCAGCGTCGCCAATGCGCCCTGGCAGGAGTGGAGGCCTGCCAGTCTCTGGATTCGCAG AAGGAGCGGTTTTTGAAGACAGGCTGGGATCATGCCGATGCTCTGGACATGATGACGGTCTACAGCATGCTGCCCCAGGATGATGTGGCAAG AATTGAGCGTCTGGAGTTCCTGGATGAGAAGGAGCTGCTGCAACAACTCCTTCAACACTACAGCATCTGCTGGGCCAGCAAGGACAAGCTGAGTCTGG GTCTGTCACACTTGGCATTTTGA